GAGCGAATGAAGACATGAGAGACATAGTTTCAGAAGCTGAATACCCAAGAGCTTCAAGTTTCGGCTTTGGGGAAAGAGACGAATTAGAAAGCAAAGAAGACTATCTGAAAGATTGGGAAGAATATTCAATTTGGAAAGAGAAAAAATAGAACAACGAACGCACAACAATGTATATAAAAAATAGGCGGAACAGTAGTAAAATCAATGCTTTTGGCTCTTATCAAAGTTTATGCTCAAGCGAAAGCTACGTGCTTCGTAATCGCCTACTTTTCATATACTAAACGTTATAAGTAATTGAAAAAACAATGTCAATAGATGGAGGAAGACTAAATGCCCACAAAACTCGGCAAGCGGATTTTCGTAGACGAAAAGACGGTCGAATAAAAGGCGATGGAATTAAGCGTTCAAAAAAAGATGACAAAATTGACTTTGATGACATCGATCCCGCTGACTTGGAAAAAATTAAAACAGAAATTCGTAAAAAAGCTAAAAGGAATCGAACTGTAGAAATAATATTCTTGTTAGTTTCTGCTGTAATTGCGCTGATTATTTTTTATTGGTTTACAAACAGGTACGATTGATCCAACTACTTATAACAACGTATATAATTCATGGCTTAGTTGGTTAAGTGAATTAAACTTCCTACATTTTTTTACTAACTTGTCAATCGGATAAAAACGGCGAAGCTTGCCATCCGACAGGGCGCTTTTACTTCGGCTGACTAGAAAATACGATAAACACAAGCGCTCAACGCTCAATTCGCTTTAGAAAAAGCTGTCTAGGGTGTATTTCGCAAGAAGGGCTCATTAAGCCGCCCTAGCAAGCCAAGTCGCCACAAATCATATACAAAACCGTTGGCAACAATGAAAACTTTAATTTTTTGCTTTCTTTTTTCCACCATTCTTTTTGGACAAAGTGTCCGACCTGAATATAGAAATTTAAAGTGTGATGAAAACTTAGAATATGATTTTATTGAGATAAATGATAAAAAACACATTTACAAAATAGTTTGGCTATCATTTGAAGTAAAAGATAATGACACAATTTATATCGGAGATATAATCATACCTGGTTTAGATAAAAACACTGACACATTATTTTTAAAGAAAACATTGAGAGAGATTGGTAAAAAAGAACATTTTTCAGGATTTATGGTTCACGGAGATTGTAAATCGAGAGATATTGGATTTCAAGCAGTCTATCCGTCTCAAAAAGAAAGAGAGCATATGAATTTATATAGAATTGGTAAATTCTATTTGGATTAATTACTGTTGCCAACACCGCATATAATACAGCGGTCACATGGTTAAGTGAATTGTATTTCCTACAATTAATCGTAAATTAGTCCATCGGATAAAACCGATAGGCGGCGCCACTGCCCTGCCGACGCTAAAGCCAGATGCTACGCCACGTTGCTACTCCGCATCTACGCCCAGCCGAAGCAGCCGCTCATTACCCGCCGTATCATATGCAAAACCGTTGTGGTGCATTAGAAAAAAACTTTACGAATGAAAAAATGGCTTTTCGGAATCTCAATTTTTTTGAATATTATTTTCATTCTTATTTTCGTGTGGAATAGTATTCACAGTCATTCTAACGAAATTGGTCGTTTAGAAAAAGATATCGAAATTGGATATTTTAATTCTGACAATGCAATTTTCAAAATTCCAAAAGGCTTAACCGTTAAAAATGTATCCGAACGAGGTTTGGGAGCAATTGGACAATTTGAAAACGAACGATTTTCGATTGTAATAACTTCAAATGACGCGAGCTTGGTAAATTATGATTTACCAAAAGATAGCTTAAATATGTTTAGCAACTTCTACTCTGCCGAAATTCCGCGGAATAATAGGCAGAATGGAATTCCTCAAGGCAATTTCGTTTATGAATTATATTTCGCTGAATTTAATGGTCGAATGAACAACGCAGAATGCAAAGTTGAGATAAACGGAAATAAAATAATTGTCGAGCAAACAGAGAACACAAACTTGACCGGCGGAAATCAGATATTTAATGGTTTGATTTTAAAACATAAAAGCGGAAAATGGATTTTGGCGGAAAATGAAGAAGATGCAAATGCAGAAGAAATTGGCGGTTGTACAGAAATTCCAATAATAGATTTTGAGACAAAAATTATAGAATGGTGCTGAATAAATAACGCACCACAACAACGCATATAATACAGCGGGTCTGATGGTTAAGTGAATTGGATTTCCTACAATTAATTGTAAATTAGTCACGCGGATAATTACGTAGTGGCGGCGCCACTGCCCACGGCTGATTCGCACGCTGCGCTTCCCACTTTCGCTGACGCAAAATGTTGGCACTGCCGAAGCTGCCGCTAAAACCCGCCGTATCATATGCAAACCCGTTGTGTTTCATACACCAGCCACATATTTTAGCACTTTCGGTTTTTGCCACCACATAATACAACGCTCGAAAAACCAAAAGAGCTAAAATTTCCCACCTCACTCATACTCTGTTTCAAATTAAGAACTTATATTTGACTAATATTGACAAGACAATAAATCGAAATCTTGAAATCAAACATTATGAACAATTATTTTGGACAAAAAATAAGAGATGTAAGAGAGAGTAAGAATATGCTATTAAGGCAACTGGCTGCTTTTTTAGAAGTTGATACTGCCTTGATAAGTAAAATAGAAAAAGGAGATAGAAAGGCAAATAAAATCCAGATTAGTAAAATATCAAGTGCATTAGAACTAAATGAAAAAGAGCTATTAACTCTCTGGTTAGCAGATAGAATTGAAAAAGCAATTAGTGATAATAAAGAAAATGCATTAGATGCTTTAAATTTAATTAAAGAAAACTACAATGATTGATAAATTATATTTTAAGAATTACAAATCTTTTAAAGACAAACAGGAAATTGTTTTTAAACCGATTACTGTAGTAATTGGTAAAAATAGTTCTGGAAAAAGTGCTGTAGTAAAGTTACCTACATTGTTGGAAACATCACTTCTCGGAAAATATGATGACCCTCTTTTACTCAATAACAACGGAGTTGAACTTGGTGCCGAATTCAGAGACCTTATTTATGGTAGAGATATAGGTAGTTTAGAGCTTTCTATACAAGAAAATAATAACTTACTTGATATAGAAATTACCTCTGGTGTTAAAGATGCTGATTTTCCAAAAATTAGAAAATGGCAATATAACGATATCCTAAAGCTCTCTTATGACGA
This Rasiella rasia DNA region includes the following protein-coding sequences:
- a CDS encoding helix-turn-helix domain-containing protein; this translates as MNNYFGQKIRDVRESKNMLLRQLAAFLEVDTALISKIEKGDRKANKIQISKISSALELNEKELLTLWLADRIEKAISDNKENALDALNLIKENYND